The Raphanus sativus cultivar WK10039 chromosome 2, ASM80110v3, whole genome shotgun sequence DNA segment gctgaAACCGGCGGCAACTAAACGAACAGGGCTCACCTTGATCTTTCCCGGTCATCTTGATCTAGATCATCCAAACATTTAAGCTCGTCACCCAATAGATCATTTTCATCTATCAACATTAACTCATTACAGTTGACAACATCTTGCATATCCTCATCAGCTGGTTGCTCATCATTCAGCCGGTCATCTTCATTGAGAGCATCTGTTTTAAGTGGatcactagatcttgacccgcccgttcgggcgggtatttattttaaaattttatttttttaaaaaattaaatgatgtatttgtagtatttaaatataaatttagattgaaaattagtctctgtagttataataaaagtttaataaaattgtttgatataaaatttaaattttctaattaaaataatatagaagtggatcataatttttttcaatttcaaaatcttaccatcccttaaaaacaaagaaaattaatttataaatacataaaatatataaacatatttggaactatagtttctactaaaataaattttgttaataatattcTTGCGtcgtttttgtttatttctagagcttGACCCATGATCGTATAAATATTCGatttcactttaattttttcctTTGTACTAATGgtgtactatatatatatatggattatAATTAATTGGGTTTAAAAGGTCTGGTTTATAAATGATTGATTTCAGTTGGTATACTACTGGTTTTGAAGACAATGATTTTGTGTGATTCAGTTACATCAAAATACGtgtaaatttgtaatattaatttatatgagAATGGGATAAATTTGTAATATCAATTTATATGAGAATGGGCTGGTCATGGGCTGTTGTTAAGCGACAAAAAACTTCTTAATAATGTATTAAAGAAATAATCTTAACGACAGTggcattttatgtaattttatggAAAATCCATGGTTAAATACTAGTTGTACTTTAGTAGATTAGATAGGAAGGAATGAGATCATCTGCTGCGGCCTTTTATTCATCACGTGAACTAAGAGCACCATATCCGGAGAATGGCCTAAATGTTACATTGTTACCATTAATACCAGTATGCTCAGCCTTGCTCTTCAGCTTAGCATCAAAGGTATTCGAGCTCTCTTCTACTGATTGAGGCTTAGCAGCCATAAGAGCTGGCCCTGTTCCCGACTCCTTGTAAGCAACCGTATCCTTCACACCTTGATCATTAATCGTCAGAGGCTTTAGTTGTTTCTCTTTCCTCACCGAGTCCTTGTTAAAAGCTTGATACCTTCCTCCGGGGGCATGATACAGACGTAAGCATAAGGTTTGTACCATGTGTCTCTTGGATTACTATCTCATTGTACACAAGATGAATGAGAGGATCGCTGAACCCAAGAGTATGAACTAGTTTCTTCTTTGAAAGACTTAGAAGTTTCTTCTTTGAACGTCAGTCTTCCTCTAGCGTTGTTGAAGCAGACACATCATTTTAATGTTAAAGACAAAGGAAAGggaaaaatgaatatattaGTTGATTATCAAAAAATAAGAGACTTTTCTTTGTATATATTCCATTTATCAAACCAGAGATGGTATGAAAAACAAACATGAATAGAACAATCAATGTACTAGAAGCACCTAACCATACATGAATAGAACAATTAATGTATTAGATGTTCCTGTGAAAAGATTTTGCTGTTTTATCCAATGAATCAGACGATAAATTTTCAGAACggaataatattttgttttgtaaaaattGTGAGTGTATATGAGGGATGCATCTTACTATCCTTTGTATATTGGTGGAAGAATTGAAGTAGTTGTCATGGGTAGAAATAGCAAaactaaaaaacataaaaaggttTTCTGTAATTCTTGGAAAGTTTGAGGAAACGGTCcgaataatacaaaaaaaaaacaaataagtgCTGTTCGTTTGGTCCACGCAGGTCCGGCGTCAGCGTCTGCGACAATGCTTTTCGTATAACGCTTGTTCGTTTCGTCGACGCAGGGATCGGCGTCCAGCGTCCAGCGTCAGACGCAGCGTCCAGCGTCAGACGCCGAAAAAACAGCGTCAGCGTCAAAAAATCTGCGTTTTCTTACCTTATTTACAATTTTACCCTTAACCTAAttcattatttacaaaaaaaacctAACATATGACGCAGCCGCTACTCTTCTCCTCCATTTAACGCTTCTCACAGACCTCTTCTCACAGACCTCTAgatctccatctctctctctccatctcgTGCTCTCTCCCCATCTCGAGCTCTCTCTCCATCTCGTGCTCTCTCCATCTCTCCATCTAGTGCTCTCTCCATCTCTCCATCTCTCCATCtcgtgctctctctctctctctctccatctcgAGCTCACTCTTCATCACTCCATCTGGAAACCAACGGGACTCACCTCTTCATTCTGTTCAGACCCCTCAGGCtctcactctctcactctctgCCAAGCTCTCGACGACCCTCTTAGCACTCTCTCAAGGTGTCATCACTCTCAAATATTAACTTGTTGATGATGTATTGAGTTTGGTCTTGTCTGAACTTGTTGATGATGTATTGAGTATTAAAGTTTGttccttttctgttttttttttgcaggtgcTCTCTTCTCAAGCTCACACTCATcagctctctctttctctccccGTCAAACATCTCTCGAGGTCTGTTGTTTTGTTCTGTTTGTaaagttgttgttgttttgtaGTATTTCTGTTTGATGAGTTGAATGGACTCTTACGTGAACTGTTAATGTTCACtcagactctctctctctctctctctcaagcattactcagctctctctctcaagcTCACACTCTTGTAAGGTTCCTCTCTGAGTTACATGTGTTGTGTTTTTGATTCTTGTAACACAGGTCTTCAGTTTACTCAAGACTCGTTTTGAAGTTGTGGTTGCTTCTTGCACTTAAAGTTTGTGATACGTACTCGTGTGATGTGAAATTATACATgacagatattttttttttgcaggctcACACTTAACCTCACACTCTCAAGCTCACTCTCTGAcgttgttcctctcacttcttAAGATGGCAAAAGATGTAAGGCTCTCTCACATTAGTCTTTCTTTATTCACGTGGAGTTGCTTTAGTTTAAGATGGAACTGTCTGGTTGTCTGGAACTGTCTTTAGGTTGTATGGAACTGTCTTTAGGTCTGTGTTTGAGAATATACTTATCTCTTGCCTGTTCTTTTGTGTTTAAGTTTTATTGAGAATTGTTTGGTGTGTTTTAGACCTGGACTCCCGAGGAAACTAGGTATTTTTTTCAACTGTACGcggaagagagaagaaaaggaaataagAGTGCTACATGCATGAATAAAGTAGGGAAAAAGAACATCATGGATGCATTTGAGCTGAGGTTTAAGAAGGGATTTTCCGATTGGAAGAGGGACTTTAAGAACAAGTACGACACCAGTAGGAAGAAATACATCAAGATTAAGGCGCTGACTCAAAACAGGACATGGCTTGGGTATGACCACATGGGAAGAATTCTCATGTCAGATGATTGGTGGAATGAACGTGAAAAGGTCAGTTACACATTCTCTTATGTGAACTTAGTTGTTAAGTGATTATTGCTTTTTTTTGTATGCTTGTGACTGatcattgctttttttttgttatacagGAGTGTCCTGGGATTAGAAAATCCGCGTGCAAAGAGATTGACAACATGGATATGTATGAAGCAGAATTTGGTGGCGTAGTAATAACTGGAGCTGAAGGATGGAGTGCTCAACATGGAGAAGCAAGTTTGAACTCTAGAGTGGGTGGAGATGATGGTGATGAGGAAGCTGATTCTCAGCCAGCAGCAGAACCTCAAGCATTGGAGACAGAAACTCAGCCACCAGCTCAGACACAAACCCAACGCCAAACTCAGCCAGCAGCTCAGACTCATTCCGGCGGAAGTTCAAGAGCAAAAAGAAGGCGTAAGGAGAAAGACATGGTTGTAGAAGCTTGTGACAAAAGGACTGATGCTATCGTGGTGAAGAATAGGATAGCGGAGCAGATGTTGGAGCgtgaagagagacagagagtgGAGCgtgaagagagacagagagtgaTCTCCATTGAGAATGTGCTAGAGATTTTGTCTGCACTTCCCGGAGTGGAAGAGTGGTCGCCATTGTATGAAGCAGCAATGGAACTGCTTATAGATAGTGAAGAGAACCGTAGGGCCTTTGTTACAATGAAAACAGATGAagctaaaattaaatttctagaGCTTAGGACTAAGAAAAAGCGTTTTAATTGACTAGTATGGAGCTTAGGACTAGTCTTCTTTTGTTATCTTGTTGGTCTGATCTCTGTATGAAACTTGTTACTTTTAtggctttatatatatatggaactTAAGTTTAAGTTTGATATGGTCGCTTGTTACTTTTATTATAGCTTGTTGTCACTAAAACTGTTACTATTACTTAAGTTTAAGTCTGATTATGATTATATTCAATGTTTTGCAGATGATTAAAAGATGGATATTGGAAGATGAGGATGGTGATTATGACGATGAGCTTGGTTTGTTTGATGTGGCTACTGAGAGAGTGAGTCATCGAACAGATAGAGGAGCAGGATGGCGTTATGTTCAACAGCTTATGTATGAATCTGATCAGCAGTGCTATGACATTCTTCGGATGCATCAGAGAACTTTTAAAGCTTTGTGTAAGTTGCTAACTGAGCAATATGGATTGAAAGAGTCTCACAATGTCTACCTTGAGGAATCTGTTGCAATGTTTCTTGAGGTTGTTGGTCAAGATAAGACTAAGCGGGTTATTGCTTCAAGGTATCAAAGATCATTGGATACGGTACAAAGAAAGCTTGATGATGTCTTGAGTGCTCTTCTCAAGTTTGCAGCAGATACACTAAGACCACAAGAAGGCGAGTTTGAAAGAGTAAGTCCTGTTGTGAGGAATGATCGTCAGTATTGGCCTCATTTCAAAGATTGTGTCGGAGCACTTGATGGAACGCATGTCCCGGTTCGTCCTCCAAGTCAGAATGCAGAAGCCTATAATGGTAGAAAAGGAGTTACAATGAATGTTCTTGCTATATGTAACTTCGATATGAAGTTCATATATGCATATGTCGGAGTACCTGGTAGAGCACATGATTCAAAGGTCTTGACTCATTGTGCGAGGAATGAGGCTTCTTTCCCACATCCTCCTCCTGGAAAGTACTACTTAGTTGATTCCGGATACTCGACCAGGACAGGGTATCTTGGTCCGCATCGTAATATGCGATATCATATTCCTCAATTTCAGAGAGGAGGACCACCAGTTAGTGCACGAGAGCTGTTTAACAAAAGGCATTCAAGTCTGCGATCATACATTGAGAGGACATTTGGAGTATGGAAAGCAAAATGGAGGATTTTGGACCGTAAGCATCCAAAGTATGGTCTGGTCAAGTGGATTAAGGTgccgactggttttcccgctaccacccgcaaacgcagcttttgcggtttatagcggttgttggcgtttcgaaacaatcacagaaaacgctacaaatcgcttcaaaccgctccgaacctcttaaaatcaaaagctggttccagctagcgtttgcggttgcgggcggttgcgggagggtaaattttttttctttaaaaacagaataaataaaaataatactaaaaatatccaataaaaattttcaattgaaataatagaaattgtaaaatgtattcatattatatttcaatttatattataaaattcaaaactaaaatattttctataaatttttaaattgaataatatgattttataaatataaattttatatttatcatattattatgatttttaatatttttataattacataaaatgtaaatattgttaaattattatttaacagatgttgcgttttgtagtttaccagtcataagagtcccgcaaacgcaacaatttctaacagctataccagtcgtacaaatctctaaaaaacgcttaaaatcgcaaccacccgcacccgcaaactcccgcaaccgcaaccgcaaccgctgcggttacaccagtcaggccctaagtT contains these protein-coding regions:
- the LOC130508547 gene encoding uncharacterized protein LOC130508547; protein product: MNKVGKKNIMDAFELRFKKGFSDWKRDFKNKYDTSRKKYIKIKALTQNRTWLGYDHMGRILMSDDWWNEREKECPGIRKSACKEIDNMDMYEAEFGGVVITGAEGWSAQHGEASLNSRVGGDDGDEEADSQPAAEPQALETETQPPAQTQTQRQTQPAAQTHSGGSSRAKRRRKEKDMVVEACDKRTDAIVVKNRIAEQMLEREERQRVEREERQRVISIENVLEILSALPGVEEWSPLYEAAMELLIDSEENRRAFVTMKTDEAKIKFLELRTKKKRFN
- the LOC108830744 gene encoding uncharacterized protein LOC108830744 codes for the protein MIKRWILEDEDGDYDDELGLFDVATERVSHRTDRGAGWRYVQQLMYESDQQCYDILRMHQRTFKALCKLLTEQYGLKESHNVYLEESVAMFLEVVGQDKTKRVIASRYQRSLDTVQRKLDDVLSALLKFAADTLRPQEGEFERVSPVVRNDRQYWPHFKDCVGALDGTHVPVRPPSQNAEAYNGRKGVTMNVLAICNFDMKFIYAYVGVPGRAHDSKVLTHCARNEASFPHPPPGKYYLVDSGYSTRTGYLGPHRNMRYHIPQFQRGGPPVSARELFNKRHSSLRSYIERTFGVWKAKWRILDRKHPKYGLVKWIKVPTEWENVDVGVEEEEEEGDDDDGGGHIEYEPRGDTVMEALHDNITNGFGRGRLPY